The Syngnathoides biaculeatus isolate LvHL_M chromosome 20, ASM1980259v1, whole genome shotgun sequence nucleotide sequence CAGACGAGGGGCGGAGCCTCCATCCAGGAACAGCTCAAATGATAGAGATCTTTGTGAAAGATCAAAAACAGAcagtcatgatgatgatgatgatgatgctgatgAACAATCGGAAAGTGACATGACATGTCATACTTCcaacaaatgctggaaatgGTCTCAGTGTCGGAAAACCTTTGCTTCTATGAGGAATTTCAAACAACACACGAAAAGACACACATGTGAGAAGCCTTTTACatgctcaatttgtggtaaaagattctcacagaagggaaccttaaaaaaacacacaagaaaacacactggtgtgaaacctttttcctgcttagtttgtggtcaaagattcactcggaagggaGATTTCAATAGACAcgaaagaacacacactggtgagaaacctttttcatgttcACTTTGTGATAAAAGATATTCTCtgaagaaacatttaaaaatacatacaagaacacacactggtgagaaaccttttgcctgctcaacTTGTGGTAAAAGGTTCTCTGAAAACGGaactttaaaaagacacacaagaacacacactggtgagaagcctttttcctgctcagtttgtggtcaaaggttTTCTCAGaaggaaaatttaaaaacacacacaagaacgcacactggtgagaaacctttttcctgcgcagtttgtggtcaactattctctcagaagggaaacatagaactacacacaagaacacacactggggagaaacctttttcctgcgcaGTTTGTGGTAAGAGATTCTCCCAGAAGGGAAACTTAAAATCACACACCAGAACCCATACTGGAGAGAAACTTTTTTCCTGCatagtttgtggtaaaaaattCACTCAGAAGGGAAACTTAGAACTACACACAAGAATGCACACTGATAAGTAAACTATTTCCTTCTCTATTAGCGGTAAAAGATTCAGTTCTCAGTATCAGACTCAGACACACAAGTATGCCGGGAGAAAAAAGGCACGATCAAGAAGCTTttaatgtaaatgtgtaaaatgaaacTAATTACTGTGATTCTTGTGTTCTGtgtagcaactttttttttttttttacccataacAATGGTCTCTTTTTGATCCTATCTGATCTGCAAAAGTTAAAATATTGGGCTCATAATTcaaaatatacatccatccattaattttctgagccacttatcctcacaagggtaacgagagtgctgtagcctatcacagatctttgggcagaaggcagggtacatactggactggttgccagcaaatcgcagggcacagagaccgACAAGTCACATggacaatcacaccttgtggcaatttggagttttaaattaatgtatgttttttaaatgtgggggaaacccacataggcactgggagaacatggaaaatccacacaagtaGGAACAGGATTTTAACCATGGTCCTTgtaactgtaaggccaatgctctacagctgttccaccgtacaGCCCCTGccccacatttttcaaatagatTTCCCCTCAAAAATGCCACTTGTGTTTTTTACTTATGATCTATTTTTTTGGCAGGTGTGACTTAAACTCCGAAGTGActtatagtctggaaaatacagtaatcaaAAATATTGGGTTACTCATTATAATTTCAGAGTATTAAGATGCCTTGAGTAGAAATGTATGCATATATTTTGGTGATAATTTTTCAGTTTTGGGACATGAAGCCATGTTTCTTGAATTAATGCCTGTGGCTCGTATGGATGTGATACTTCcccaccatttttttgttgtcattttaatgCTCCATAGCCACCGGATGCAAAAGATAGGTTCGTATTGCGTTCTATCGTTTGCTCTCATGACACGTTTGACACATTCATCAGCACTGTCAACTTGGCAAGGGGTGGGGCTTCCTCTTTGCGAGGCACCAAGATTCCTTCTCGGACTAGTTCAGCTGtccctgtcatgagcaagacttggccactgccaagaggggcctGTCCTTGCcactgctcacagctgtttcacattaggactgtaattagacaggcatttaagatGGAAATTTTGTGACTTGCATTTGCCAGTtctttgctttgtgttagtgagttgcattcgctGCCTTTACGACTCTCCGCTCTACgcataagttagagtaaccctagtcacaacGATTCTGTGTCCTTTTGTTTGTTCCTGTCCTGAGTTGTTAGTTTTCCTCATAGTCTTCGGACCTttctgcatgtcttttggatcctgccaaGCCTAGCATTTCTTTACCtttgccttgtcggactgctacaccgtgtatgacccagtttccaaTATAAATTACATTGAATGTTTTACCTCTGCGTTGAAGTCCTGCAtgtgggtccgcccccgtaccaGTGGTTCATGACAGTTCCGACCTCGAGCATTCTGGCAAAGGAGACAAGTTTGGGAATGCCCGCATCATTCGCGTCATTCACGCTGCCCTGCACGGATTCTCATCTATCTGCGCGAACTGCATTGACTTCCTATGCCATCAtgctccatgagatctgcaaCATGGGCACTTAGGATAATGATAACGTCCATCTTCATCCCAATCCATAACTttgccgactcctgcctgcccgattcccgaccgtggaacaataaacgtttttcccgaattacctctacATCTCccatgtactcctgcatttgggccctaCCTCtcttccgatgggtcgtgacagtatgTCAATGTTAGGTTATTTGACATTCAAATagaaagtgaaaacaaaaaatataaatattttcaaataaatcaatTCAAACAATATCTTTATTCATATTGCTTTTTCTTGGATTAGAGAAATAGATGGAATGCACAGGacacaaatttgaacaaaattatTATGTGCACCAATATTCCTCAATTGTTGTCTGGctagaaaaaacaaattaaaattatacatacatacattattaaTGTATGCATGTAAAATTATAGTTGATTATCCatacaattacatacatttagtTAATTGGTACAACAACCTCACTGGCATTTATAAGCGCACAACAAACTAACAATTTTATCAAGTGGTGTTAAATCTGGCTGGAGCATCTGGATCGGAATTGTCCCTTGGAATAGAGTATAACTGTTGTGCACAAGACCTATAACACACTCCACATGTATTCTCACATTGGCAATGGCTCTAGTTGTTTCAATGTCTTTCGAGTCCAATTGCTTTTTACCTTTTGTAAATGCAGGATGTTAAATCGTTGAATTATACCAAGTACAAGTGTCTTGAATGTTGAATCTGTGATCAGAGAGTATAACATCGCCAGAATTAATATGACAAAGAAATCCAGAGTTCTCGGTGATATGTTGATTACTGGTGCCTCCTCCCCATCCTGATGATATAAAGTACACTGTTCCCTGGGGTGTCACCGAAATAAAGTACTTCACGGTATAATGATTCTTGTATAAAGAATAAGCCTGTGCCCTTGCGCGAAGACCAGATGCCCTTtcaataaaaatttcaaaacaatctATAATGAATACACACTTTGCAAACTTTGGATGAAAATATGCAGGAACCGTCAATCGTTGTTGTACCCTCTCTGCCCAAAACCCCAAGCTTGCCACTAGAGTCACATTACATATATTGATCACATTAATATTCTTGATACTGTTGATATAGTGACACCAAATCTATATGCAAGATCTTGCAATGTTAAATTTAAATGTAACCTCGTGAGAGTCAttagaaatagctgaaacttaAGCAGTCCTTTGAGACACGATATGGGTTTCAATATGCGAGAATAGTCCTTTCAGAACTGCGAATGATGAAAGTCTTGCATAGAACTTTACCTTGTTGTCTTTCGCCTCTAAAGCTTTCTCCGTTAGAGAAAGATCATTCACTTGGTCTCGCAATGCATGAACTTCGGCTTGTAGAACCTGGCACTGTTTCTTCAATGCAAGCAATTCATCATTGCTTAGAATCAGCAACCAATGTCCCACTACCATTGTCTAATGTTGATGGATACTGGGCACTGCTTACTGAGACGGTAGCACTTGCATTTTCACTTGCTTTGGTGTAGCTGACGTCGATTTCATTGGTATCTTGACCTTCTGCGTAGCCTTCACCCAAGTCGTCTGGTTGACTTGGAGAAGATGAAGCATCTGCTGTTGATACGTTAAGAAGACACTTGGCAGTGATGGCTCGACCTTCATTCTCCCGTTGCTTTTTCTTACGGGCCTTTCTGGAGGCGTATCTATCAAGGTCTGACAGTTTCCTGTTCTTCACTGGTGTTGttataaatgagaaaatactGGGCACAAAGTCAGGAGATCCTAGGTTATCACTCTTTTCACCTAAAAGATATAAAAgaacaaggaattttttttaattcaacagtcacttatatttgaaaaatgtacgggtgtggtcagcgacgcccacagatataaagttgcaggtgatTCGGGATGTAACACAAATACTACCTCGTCcatgttaaagtcagataaaagtaatcaaatatacaaagtcaacacattaAACACAATTTACATAAACTTTAACATAAATTAAGTAgtaagtcagataaaagctgtcaaataaacagtcagcacataaggtacacaaatctcATGCTACCTGTGTGAAATTCGATACGGCTTGTATTTGGGTACTAgcataagacttgttaaatttcctttaAGTCCTCACGTCCCTCGTTGTATCCGTTGTTTAAGTCCTACACGTTTTTACATTACAcgcgttcgatgtttcttcaaaagCACGGTTTGATCGCAAACCctactcgttgttagccagctaagctaaggtcgTCTGGGCCTATAGGTCAATAgcacaacttcagagcaagtgcattgtgggtaagaattttttgtgtgtcggccattttgggaggttgtaaacagttcttaaagtttgtctacataccaGCTTTGCGTTCATTGTATCTGAACTTTCTATGGGGTTTTCGAAGTATTTcgaggatctgtcggctgatctgaaaccctactacgggcagaaaatcagtttacgtgaggatctggacccgtatagtctatcgaaggctgattttgcgactgaaaaatgttggccgagagtggaataccccgacattgtgaactacttggtgcttacaaccaacagcctGAGTAACCCACAGATGAAGGCCTACAAGTCCTTGGACgcttacaattactttgtaagcgggtggatttagtgtcctctgcaaaacattgtctgaagaaaaggttttaattgttgcccgagtaagtaacttgtaatcacccgggacagagtgcgtaactcactgttgttgtttctgcttagccattatGCCCTTTACAGGTCCGACAAATCGGACTGATTagggaaaaagatctatgataaataaatattactccatcttttaaatttatttgaaggagcattaagtaatgtgacaataattaaaatgtacaatgtgtaaattactaagtactaacaaattatagcgtgaatgtctgaatgtagccctaatagtaatactagCCCTAATAGAACATtagcggctttctatttgttcacatttaccttactcaaatgtcagcatTTAGAAAGctgctactgttgtattagggctagcaTTAATGATGTGCTACATGCATActcatgttgtttttaatatatatatatatatatatatatatatatatatttatatatatatatataaatatatatatatatacacagtatatttccttcttaaaaataatttgacgtttacagacggtaaacagacagcaaacgcacaacacacattcatacgtttgtatcctaaactgtagatgaaaagcctgtcactggcggccgagttggatgtacatgtacatgtagaccAATCAAACACAGTTAGtcttgtaatgtaaaaaaacagcaaaacacccatacaacacgtgtgcaccatcgtctcagaagtcaaaaagcgtAATCTAATACAACCAGCgaaatgagacctcccaatatGGGGGCCAGAAAAAATTCTaaacggatgtgacgtcacctgcaagtcacctataaacaagtttaaattggtATACGTAAGTACTTCATAATCCCGGTCCCGGTGTAAATACTCACTAttgatgtttacctcctcagcaaatatttgattacataagTTACTTGATGTTCccgagctaggctaggctgCGCAGCTTCAAAGCTAATGAatatggctccaatttgggtactatgATTATACAGGTGAcaattttagtccactgaagtcgtcaccaggggcgtcccacgtTGAGTACTCacaacatttggtccaaattataataataattggcgTTAATGGCAACaaactagcgatacattgtaacaaacatacCTATCGACAATCAAATCTAGCGTAATGTACGTAATTTAGTCCTCACCACAACCCACcaccaacaaaaatatgtacagaacatgtacctaccagaaatgaaatgcttGCTGCACAGCCGAGAGTATACAGTGGGTACCCAATTGTCCCTCTTCATGGCAGATAATCTGTCTCACTTTTCCTTGTTCGCTGAGAAGCGATAAAAGTGTATACCAGAcccctttttcattttgttcttaCAACCGTAAGCCATATAATTAAAAACtatgatgaaaaggccgtaacaCGCTGAGAAACAAGTCAGTCTTCACAAAAATCCCACCTCAAGACGTAGGCTGTATTGGAGCTTGTCCGTCCATTAGGCGTGGTAAACAAAAGTGTTTTGACTCATGACAACACGTGAAAATATCTATACCAGTAGcctatatagttttttttgtaaatatataatACTCATAATCATATATAATCAGCACATAATATAGAGAATCATTAGAATATGGATaacaagagtaaaaaaaaatattgacagtaTGATGTATCGGATTCCAGAAAGAAGAACAGAAGCAGCTGAGACACTTTTGATTCTACAGTCTTAATCTACAGGGAAcacagaagaacaaaaaaaccaaGAGTGAACCTACTGTCAGTCCTTCAGTTGACACGTAGTCGTGAATCTACCGCACAAACTGACGTTAATATGAATGAGCTCGATAGCATgtactagggatcgcaaccggttacaaataaccggttataaccggtttttaaaattgaaacagTAATTGGACTtttgaaatcggttaaaatttccaatcatttcttccggttccagtAGTCCatattgcgctattttttcaatatcatttccacttttttcaagtttcactgttagagtaaagttggactcaaaagaacattcagttaaatcaaagaaacaaacatggcatcgaggaaacgctccaaagtattaGGAGTACTTTACAAGaagttgtagcgccggagaaaaaggagtcggaggcagaatgtcggacacaggaacaaaacttgttttattggcaggtatcaaaacactactcatATAACCCtttgaactcgtcactccggaagagcaacaacaaaaacagtccgtgcggaaccccgcaccccaactcgtggTCCTGCGGGTGAATTAtttaaacaccacaatggtaacGGTTTTAAAAGccgttaattgtttttttgctacaggtgttcggttaaaaccggttatgaaaatAAGGGCCCTTTTGCGATCCCGAGCatgtacagagaatgtcagtcCCTGAGGAATTTGTTTCAAATTTCACTGGATGAGAAAGCCTTGAAGGGTAATGACAAGAAGGTTACTATCCTTACTTCAAACCTTTGCTGCGTGTGTATAGTCTTATCTGTGCCGTCATCAAACCAACCAAAACTCTCACTGTATTTCAACAACTATTACGAACATTGCTCAGACTCAGATTCAACATGAATATTCAGTATTTGAGCTTAATTTATGGTGTACTAACCTCAATAATATTCAGAGTGTTTCATACCGTGATTAATGCTTTTTTCATAAGACTAGTTCCTACCACTGCATGCTGGCCAGACAAAGAGGTTCTCAACTAAACAATACCAACTTGAGCAGCGATAACCCTGATCTCCTCAACCATTCTCCCTCTCACCCATTCCCTCCAAAACCATCCTAATCCTCGCTGCCGCAAGGACCGGAGGAGATCACGGTGAGGTTGACACTGACTGTGTCTCAAGATGTGGCGCCTGGATCTCGCCACCCGACATCTGGGCCATTGCCTGCCGCGTCGATACGCAGGAGCCTCCTTTTACTCCTCACCTGTTTGGCCCTCTTCCCTCCTCCAAGCCGATCAGCAATAAGCTTGTCAGAGGTAGCTGACCCTCTGACTTCCCTAACAAGTCGGATCAACTCTTGCACCTCGTCAACGGTCCTGAGCTTCGTTCCCTTGACCCCCCCTCAACCTTCTCTCCCTTCCTTGCGTTCCTCTGTTTGTTCCACTCCACCATATGGGTATGTCGCTTGTGCTGGGagacaggcatgaggatttcggcaagtatggtaactgatctttcggttccgttgatttttgtcctgggaaacggtgggaaacgatttttcggttcatgggaaccggtttttacatgtacttcagaataaagccttagccaTATAACAAAGTTTCCTGTCGTGTTTGCAATCTTTCTTTTCTGGTGGTTAGCTGCATGTACATGCAACTGCCAAGTGCAGATTGAGCACAAAACTTTATAGATTATAGATTACTGAAAACATAAATTTCACAACACTCGTACTTTGACCACTTTGTCTGCATTCGCTTTCAGTTTCATTCGTTTCTCcacaaaacttatttttttttgcccagtcGTGGAGTGAGCCGCTCTTCATGTGTTTATCCACATTACCTCGGTGTACGTAAGACACCCCGTCAATATAGTTGAGAATTGACTGTAGCGGCGGTCCCGATATGCCTCGCCGCTTCGCTTCGTTCCGTATTGCTGCATGGTGTTCCGAACATATTCTGCACTTTAGCTTTATCACCTCACCTTTTCATTGGTTTCGGCAATAAATTCTTCAGCTATAGTCCACTTTTGGAACATCTTTAGGGACGCAGTctcttgtcttttacgcttagcaaccgacatgtttgactagcgtttgaatgacccggatatgaataactcaactttgcgcatgcgtagcgcagaagcggaaaccggtgctgtttgtaaaccacactgacaaagctgggcgttttaatcattaaaaataaaggggttcatgtaggtttgttttatacagattgttgtatttcgttgagaacttgttttacattccacacatggccgaattttattaaaagtaagccctgagatctgggaaacgggcTTTCGGTTCCGtattttctcaggctgggtcacgacacggtaacggaacgatcggttccgtgaaatgctcatgcctgggGAGACACCAACCTCCGTGGCAAAGACGGCACCACAGAGCTCGCAAATGAATGCCCCGCCTTTAGCAGCCTCCACCGTAGCCCCTTTACACTTCGGGACATGACACACAATGGAGTGGCTGTCGGTGTTTGATCTCCCGCATTTGCGACATATGTACAGGACGGATGTACTCGCATGCCGGATTGCAAAATGCTTTCTAAGCATGCAAATACCCCCCAACCTCACCCCACAGAGCGGGCAGTTGGGGCTTTGGTTATGCAACAACACCCTTACTTCGTTGTAGGTGGAAGCCACCTCCCCGTCAACCTCAGAGGGGTCCTCAGTTACGACCTCCAAAGACGTGCTCAGTGCTTCgacgacctgttcagggtgtggaTCCAAAACAACTACCTCAGACTCTACCCTTATTGCCGAGCCATCAATAGTCATTAATTCGGACTACACTGAGGGTACTCTGTTCAACCTGTACTAGAAGGATGATCCTGGTCGGTAATTCTGTACGTCTGCTTCATTATGGGTTTCTGACCAAAGTTTAAGGGGTTAGCTGGTCAGGCACATCCTCGAATGTAGGCAAACTTAGCCAACAGAGTTTTCACCACCGGGACCACGTGAGCGTCCAGCCATGTAACTACTGCTCCTTCATCTAAGGTGCAAACCTAACCCTCGTTTCCTGATCAAGGAATCTCGCCGGACCACCAGTGACAGACAAACCCCACCTTTCCTCTCTCCCTCAGGAGTGGTACTTGGCAAGGCCATAATCAACTGGCACCATAGTTATAGTCAGTTACTCCCGTTACCTGCGCTTCATTGAATTTCTTCACTTTGACATTCAGAACACTGGACAGAAATCACATCGCGTCAACCCCCACAGTGGGCCTTCACGATGCTTTGTTTTAACCAAACAGTCGGATTCCCCTAGTCTGCAAGAGCTCTATGACAGCTGCTaggtcatcaggaccaactgcctttccatttttcatcctcttttgtgCCTTTAAAaattcccccttactaattattgccccttcctggtctttcacatttgcctcttccttctgtcattttcttcattcatcaacttctcaaagtattgttTCCATCTGTCTAGCACATTACtgggaccagtcaacacatttccatcactatccttaagtCAAAGACATAGATCAGAACCCTCTTCTGATCGAATCCTCGGCATTTGACATAATCTCTAAGATGGTTAAGGGACCTGAATGCCCCAGTAGGCCCAGAGAAGTAGTCATGTAACAGAGCCAGGCAGTAGGGTGGGTGAGCCGTCTCACCCAAAAGAGGCGTGATTACCGGGAACCCCACCACCTGTTCTCAAGGGATCAGCCCAGGCTTGGAGCACAGGTCCTGGACGGTGCTGAGGGTCAGGAATGTGCTCCTCTGTTGAACAAATCTACGAGGCGTTCCATCAGAAATGGGAGGCAGGCGAGCAGTTCTGGGGGTTTGGTGAGTTCCAGACGAAAGCTACCACAGACAATTGGGAATTCCACGTGCCGATCTTAGCGTATGAGGTGATGGAAAATCTGGCTAGAATGAAGAATGGCAAGGCCCCGGGACCAGACAGGGTCAGCAACAGGCCGTTGTTGGACTGGGACCCCCGGGGTGAGC carries:
- the LOC133493822 gene encoding gastrula zinc finger protein XlCGF52.1-like isoform X2, with translation MCARRTGEYKEEVRGPKKEEEPQRQLLDAVFNLQPQIVLRKAEISENLHPERQQSVTCHIKEEKEGEEVQRIKEEEEDFLHMKEEEEEEMIHLPYTGVHLKNEDEGQSEDRRGAEPPSRNSSNDRDLCERSKTDSHDDDDDDADEQSESDMTCHTSNKCWKWSQCRKTFASMRNFKQHTKRHTCEKPFTCSICGKRFSQKGTLKKHTRKHTGVKPFSCLVCGQRFTRKGDFNRHERTHTGEKPFSCSLCDKRYSLKKHLKIHTRTHTGEKPFACSTCGKRFSENGTLKRHTRTHTGEKPFSCSVCGQRFSQKENLKTHTRTHTGEKPFSCAVCGQLFSQKGNIELHTRTHTGEKPFSCAVCGKRFSQKGNLKSHTRTHTGEKLFSCIVCGKKFTQKGNLELHTRMHTDK
- the LOC133493822 gene encoding gastrula zinc finger protein XlCGF52.1-like isoform X1; translation: MDSTCFSAQSVVKMCARRTGEYKEEVRGPKKEEEPQRQLLDAVFNLQPQIVLRKAEISENLHPERQQSVTCHIKEEKEGEEVQRIKEEEEDFLHMKEEEEEEMIHLPYTGVHLKNEDEGQSEDRRGAEPPSRNSSNDRDLCERSKTDSHDDDDDDADEQSESDMTCHTSNKCWKWSQCRKTFASMRNFKQHTKRHTCEKPFTCSICGKRFSQKGTLKKHTRKHTGVKPFSCLVCGQRFTRKGDFNRHERTHTGEKPFSCSLCDKRYSLKKHLKIHTRTHTGEKPFACSTCGKRFSENGTLKRHTRTHTGEKPFSCSVCGQRFSQKENLKTHTRTHTGEKPFSCAVCGQLFSQKGNIELHTRTHTGEKPFSCAVCGKRFSQKGNLKSHTRTHTGEKLFSCIVCGKKFTQKGNLELHTRMHTDK